tttaaattaaaaaaaaacacagaaaaatGATAAATACGACACTTACAAAATAAAAGCTTGACCTTGTTGAAGTTGCAGAGGCTGAGAGGAATGTTAGTTGCAGAGCCTGAGAGGAATGTTACTTGGCCGCGCACACATTGCCGccaagagagaaagagaagcgGAGAATCTcggaggcagagagagagatattgtagagattgagagagattTAGGGAacgagagagaggaagagaagctCGGAGGCAATCTCGGAGCACGGCTGGTCACGTGCGACGAAGTGGTGAAGACCCGAAGCCGGAGGAAGTGGAACTGTGGAACCTCAGAGCCTTCGGAAAACATGAGAACAGCGATCGCCTACAGCTGCAACATCGTACAGTTTGCAATTACAACTCGCGGTGGGCAGACACGTGTTAGGAATTGGAGTCGGGAGCCGGGTGGCACATATTTATTGGGTTGTTCAGAGCAGAATATGTTTGAGTGTAGGTGAATCGGTGATGAGATAAGGTCGCCACTCGTGAATCGTGATAGTGGCAGGTTATGAGTTAACGTATGACTTTGGAGTCATCGACCGACGTGGCTATTTTCGTATATCCTATTGGTATCCACGCTGGATCTGGATGAATGGACTTGCGTGCCAAATCACCTATTTACCCTTATTTAAAACGACCCCGTCCCTTCTTTGCTACAAACGAAATGTCggttttacaaattgcaaagGAGGGTGAGTATTAAGTTAGGATTATGATATGTTTATGTTAAGAGTTATTTAGTTATGTTTAATtaagttttaattaaataaagctACTCAGAGTCCAAATCAGGTAGGATTCTTAGTTTGTAGAAGTTGTGGTTGAGGTTGTTCACCACAATTAGAAGCGTTTTATCAAAATCCTACAATGGTCATAATAACCATCAAAGCGAGGGATTGTTAGTTGCACGAAACCATTGCCTTTAGACGCCATTTAATCTTGCTGCTTTGTATTTTGATTAGGCCCTAGTAAAGGGGCTCTAATACCAGATGTTGAAACTCAGAAGAGAAACTGAAAGCTTGAAAACCGAAAATACTCATTACTGAATGAAACAAGATTACAacttaaatataaataatctAGGCTACACATTAAACACTAACTCAACTTATGCAGATTTTGTTGAACTAAACTAAAACAACGGAATGCTTCAAACTATGGTGAACAACCGCAACCACAACTCCCACAAACTAGAAATCCTACTTGACTGGGACTCAGagcaattttatttaattaaacatAACTAAATAACTCTTAATAGTTTAGAGAGTTTAGTGTTcggttttttaaattaagaaaagtgaattatattaaaaataaaaataaaaacaatttgaattgaaagaCAACTTTGCATTTTTGGGGTTGTGAAGCCCCGTTTGATTAGTATTGTGTAGTTGTTGGTCTCTTGGGGTTTATCCCCCTTGcctcatttaaaaaaagaaaagataactttGCTTTCGGTTTCATATTTATGTTAGGActtctatatataaaaatatgctAAGTAGTTAATAATATTTACTTCATTACTTGAGGTATTTGGTTGGATTCTCTTTTTCTCACTCACTTATATAAGACGATGCTAattcatattaaaaagaacgccaaaaaaatttgaatatttatttatgaaatgcATGTGAAGTGAAGGCATTGTTGCAAACACACACAACATTACATGGTGGTTTTGGCAAAAACATTACAAGGTGGGTCGAATGCAGCAAATGCTTGACATTAGAACATTAGCCCAGTTTAGGAGTAGCTGTTAGCCCATCAGATCAGGTACTGCTTGACATAGTCAGAGCCCAACCAAGTCCAAAactagattttattttattttatcccaaattAGATTTGAAGTGCTATAATAAAACATGTTTCTTCTACTGCGGGGAAAATTAAGGTGATCCATAAGTTATACAAGTGATTAATCTCTATATTTTACACAGCGCAGTCTTGGTCATTCAAAAAATCATGTGAAAGAAAGAAGCCTGTTGGGGTCTACGGAGCAGAACAGTCAAATTTTGATGACCCATGCATGCATTAATCACTCTTCTTAACCAATTTGAGACGTTGCACCGATCTGATGAAAGTTCTGCAgaaccaaaattgaaaaatgagTTAAGAGGGAAGAACACAAGATACCATGAGGCCTAATCTGATCAATAATATTGTTTGATTACTTTCTTGAACATTATTAGGCAACGTGTCCAAAAATGATggatttattaattatataccTCCAAGGAACATCTTGAGCAAGAAGCCAGTCTCCCTCTCTGTCTTGGTAAGTGAGTTTATAATTGTTTGAATCCATCTGACCTGTTCCAGATCAATCCAGACACAATTGTTAAAACCAAAATAGAACAAaggagtatatatatatatatatatatatcaaacatTTGTCACTCGCACGTACTTTAAAACTTACATTTGTCAAACATGTCCATCAAGGTGTCTGCGAGTGTTCGGAAAGAGTGATGGAGGCTTAAGTCGATCTTTCTTGCTATTCCCACTCCTTCCATCTTCACCTTAACGAATGtagagtggtggtggtttgATGATCCTCTGCCACCGCCACCAGAGCCATTCCCCACCGTTCGATGACCATGACCATGGTTGTGGTTGTGGAAGCAAGCCTCCTTTCTCCATGACTTAATTGGAGGCCACCCTACCAAACCATCTCCATCATTTCTATGGCCAAACCAAATAACATTTTATCAGATCATTTTAGTATACTTATTAATTCATGGGTAAATACTTATGATGAAGAAACTGATTAgttaagaagaaaaatcaacaCAAAATAGGGTGAATTAAATAAGTGGGCTAGGATAGTGAGCTCATCCCTTCGCATTCAAGTTTTGAATCTATGTTCTCATAGATTAGAGTAGTTTAAACTatcttttgtataaaaatcaaaattttggtgtaaaagagagaaaagtaCTTGATGACAATGGTAAAGCGGGAGTTGTTGTCTTGGTGCTTATCAGGGTCGTCGTCGTTATCGTGGTGGTTTGGTTGGTTGTTGTTCCAAAGGAACAAAGGCAGCGTTCGAGGCACGGCTGCAGTGGAACGACTAGTGTTATTGTTGTGTTCGTCAAAAGCTTGGTCAAAGCTGCGTTTCTTGTTTTCATAATGAATAGGTTTGGAAACAGCTGCTACTTCCTTAGCTTCGTAACCAAAGTTATTTAAGTCGAAGCCTTTGATTGGATTGCTTGGAAGAGCGAGACCCAGTTGAAGCTCCATCTAAAACTAAATCCAAcaagaacaaacaaaagatTACCCAATAAAATATACAAGATGATGATGACTTTGTGTgaatgagaaagagaaagggaaagggaaagagagagagacacagagTTTGGGATTTAAGGGATCTGGGTTTCTTGCtgtaatatttatatgtatatgtacgTAACATGAGAGCAGGAGaaggttttattttatttaaataaataatagagAGTAAGAGAGAGTGAAATAGGTGGGGGGACATGGGATGGGACAAGGGGGTGGTGAAGAAGAGGCCGGAATGGGCGGGCATGGGACAACAGTGCTGGGGACATTGGCTAAGGCTGTCCGTGTCAATGCTCCACTTTTAGCAGACCCACTTGCCCCTGCTGTTCCTGCAACTCACCCCTCATTGCTTTCTGAACCCCCAACACTTTATCTATACCATTTACTATTTAGGGAGCTAAGCTCCTCACGCGTATCAAGACCACCGCTTTTAGACAACCGCATCAAATTTATAACAAgttatttgttgaaaattataagttcccatttctcttttatttatttatactttttttttaataataaaaaataaatgtaaataaataaaaagaga
Above is a genomic segment from Prunus dulcis chromosome 7, ALMONDv2, whole genome shotgun sequence containing:
- the LOC117635779 gene encoding auxin-responsive protein IAA20-like, translating into MELQLGLALPSNPIKGFDLNNFGYEAKEVAAVSKPIHYENKKRSFDQAFDEHNNNTSRSTAAVPRTLPLFLWNNNQPNHHDNDDDPDKHQDNNSRFTIVIKNDGDGLVGWPPIKSWRKEACFHNHNHGHGHRTVGNGSGGGGRGSSNHHHSTFVKVKMEGVGIARKIDLSLHHSFRTLADTLMDMFDKCQMDSNNYKLTYQDREGDWLLAQDVPWRTFIRSVQRLKLVKKSD